GCTACATCTGGGCCTGTTGCTCCTGTCGGGCCCGTTGCTCCCGTTGCCCCTATTGCTCCTGTCGAGCCTGTTGCTCCTGTTACCCCTGTTGCTCCTGTCGGGCCTGTTGCTCCTGCTTCTCCTGTTGGACCTGTTACTCCTGTTGTACCTGCTTCTCCTGTTGGACCTGTTGCTCCTGTTGTACCTATTACCCCTACTTCTCCTGTTGGGCCCGTTGCCCCTGCTTCTCCTGTTGGGCCTACTTCTCCTGTTGGGCCTTCCGGCCCTGTTGGACCTGTCGGTCCTGTTACTCCTTTTGGACATTTATGATGTTTTTTACAACAATCAAAGTATTCGTCGCAACCAATATCCCACAAATCATCTCTAAAACAACAATCTTCATTGTAACCATCATCTTTTCCAGTCATATTCCAAAGTGAATAAGACTTATTGGCTTCTTTTTTTTGTTTTTCATTCGTACGATATCTATTTTTATTTGATTTTGTATCCGTTCTACTCATGTTTTATCTCCTTTCATTAATAATAGATTACTCTACACAATTCATATCATATTATTAAGTTGCTTTATTACATAATATGACCCTCTACATATATTGACACACTGATTGCTTTATACTTCTAAGCCATTTACGCATTATAAATAAATGTGCTGCAAAAGATATTGTGTCTCCTGCAGAATGTGTGCTAAATAATGATTCTACATTTCCTAATAGGTTTATACACTCAACAAGGTTGTGATTCATTAATAATTTATGGTTACTTTCTAAGGAGAAAACGTAATAGATACATATTTATCTTAAAAGAACGTCAACGATTGAGTTGCAAATGGTATGGACCATATCTTTATTCAAATAAGGGTGTATTGGAAGTGATAAAACAGTATTGCATAATACATCAGTCACCTTAAAGTCTTCATCATGAAAATCTATACTCTTAAAAGCTTCTTGCTTATGCATTGGCTTAAGATAATATATCATAGTTGGAATGCCTTGTTCTTTTAGTTTTGTTTTTAATAAATCTCTTTCTTCATTAGAATGGAGTTGTATTGTGTACTGAGCAAAACTTGATTGATAGCCATTTGGTATGAAAGGTGTTTTTACAATACCATTAAGCCTCTCAGTATACCATTCATAGACTTTATTAACATCTTCTAATTCATGTTCAATAAATCCAGTAAGTTTTACATTTAGAATAGCTGCTTGAATGGTGTCTAATCTTGAATTCACACCAATTCTTGCATTATCATATTTATGTTCACCTTTTCCATGTTCTTTATATGAATTTAGTAATTTAGCAAGTTGGTCATCATTTGTAAAAATAGCACCACCATCTCCATAACACCCTAATGGCTTAGCCGGAAAGAAGGAAGTTGTTGCAGCCGTACCAAAACTACAGGCCATCTTACCATTAATACTTCCACCAAACCCTTGGGCTGCATCTTCAAGAACCAATAGGTTATATTTCTTAGCAATTCGATCAATCTCATAATGATTGGCAGGAAGTCCAAATAAATCCACCGGTATAATCACCTTCGGGGTATATTTATTTTCTTCTATGGTTTTTTGAATAACCTGATCTAGCTTTTCTGTGTCTATGTTAAATGTATCTTTGTCTACATCCACAAAAATAGGTGTCGCTCCGTTAAATGAAACAATTTCACCTGTTGAGAAAAATGTAAAATCTGGAACAAACACAGCATCTCCTTTCTTAATCCCCCATGCCATCATTAGTAAAGTCATTGCGTCTGTACCATTGGCGCAAGAAATACAATTTTTAACCCCCACATAATGAGCCAGTCTTTCTTCCAATAGCTTTACTTCTTTACCGTTAATAAAATTGCCATTCTCTAGTACATTTTGTATGGCAGCATCTATAGCCTTTTGATAGTTTTTATATTGGGCTTTTAAGTCTCTAAACTCCACGTTAATACCCCCTAGGGTTGG
The genomic region above belongs to Natranaerovirga hydrolytica and contains:
- a CDS encoding collagen-like protein, with translation MSRTDTKSNKNRYRTNEKQKKEANKSYSLWNMTGKDDGYNEDCCFRDDLWDIGCDEYFDCCKKHHKCPKGVTGPTGPTGPEGPTGEVGPTGEAGATGPTGEVGVIGTTGATGPTGEAGTTGVTGPTGEAGATGPTGATGVTGATGSTGAIGATGATGPTGATGPDVAGISSYGNFFALMFPNNIVPVAVGADIEFPNDGPNSGDGITRINSSTFNLEEIGIYYVLFQVSVTEAGQLILTLNGVDLDYTVVGRATGTSQIVGVALVETTTADSELTVRNPLGNAAPLSITPLAGGTRSVSAHLLIMQIA
- a CDS encoding DegT/DnrJ/EryC1/StrS family aminotransferase, encoding MEFRDLKAQYKNYQKAIDAAIQNVLENGNFINGKEVKLLEERLAHYVGVKNCISCANGTDAMTLLMMAWGIKKGDAVFVPDFTFFSTGEIVSFNGATPIFVDVDKDTFNIDTEKLDQVIQKTIEENKYTPKVIIPVDLFGLPANHYEIDRIAKKYNLLVLEDAAQGFGGSINGKMACSFGTAATTSFFPAKPLGCYGDGGAIFTNDDQLAKLLNSYKEHGKGEHKYDNARIGVNSRLDTIQAAILNVKLTGFIEHELEDVNKVYEWYTERLNGIVKTPFIPNGYQSSFAQYTIQLHSNEERDLLKTKLKEQGIPTMIYYLKPMHKQEAFKSIDFHDEDFKVTDVLCNTVLSLPIHPYLNKDMVHTICNSIVDVLLR